The Paenibacillus mucilaginosus 3016 genome includes the window GTAGAACTTCAGGGCGCGTCCGCCCGGCGTGGTCTCCGGGTTACCGAACATGACGCCGACCTTCTCACGGAGCTGGTTGATGAAGATCGCGATCGTCTTCGACTTGTTGATCGCACCGGACAGCTTCCGGAGCGCCTGGGACATCAGACGGGCCTGCAGACCGACGTGGGAATCCCCCATCTCGCCTTCGATCTCCGCCTTCGGCACGAGCGCCGCAACGGAGTCGATAACGATAATGTCTACCGCGCCGCTGCGCACGAGCGCCTCGGCGATCTCAAGCGCCTGTTCGCCGGTATCCGGCTGGGAGAGCAGCAGCTCGTCGATGTTGATGCCGAGCTTGCTTGCATACAGCGGATCCAGAGCATGCTCCGCATCGATGAATGCGGCCGTACCGCCGTTCTTCTGTACTTCCGCGATGGCATGCAGCGCCACCGTCGTCTTACCGGAGGATTCCGGTCCGTAGACTTCGATAATTCTACCGCGCGGAAAGCCGCCGATCCCAAGGGCAATATCCAGGGCCAGGGAGCCGCTCGAGATGGTCTCCACCTGCATGTGGGTGGATTCCCCGAGTTTCATGATGGACCCTTTACCGAACTGCTTCTCGATTTGACGGAGGGCGTTCTCCAGTGCTGCGCGACGATCTGCCAAACAAATCACGTCCTTTTTTCATATTAAGTACCACCCGCAGGTGATTTATAAACGAAAGTGCGGTAAGCATTCCCGAACATACATTCGGTCGTGGTGCAAAAGAAAAACCGTAACACGACATTCAGAAATGTTACGGTTCTTCCGTTACAACCTATTATACTTGATTTTACCTGTGTTAGCAACTAGATTTTGATCTTTTTCCAAAGGTGGTAGAGTGCGGTTTTGGAAGCCCGCAGCTTGATGGTCTCCCGGTTGCCGGACAGATTCAGCGTGACCACTTCGGTCTCCGCATCCCGTTCGGCAATCCCGACGTAGACCAGGCCGACCGGCTTCCCTTCGGACTCGGCAGGCCCCGCTACGCCCGTCAGGGAGAGCGCATAATCGGCATCCGCCAGCTTCCTTACGTTCTCGGCAAGGAGCCTTGCCGTCTCCTCGCTGACCGCCCCGGGGGCGTCCGGTCCTTCGAGCTGCTCCATCGGCACGCCGAGCACCTTGTTCTTCACCCGGTTCGTATAGCAGATGACCCCGCCGGCGAACGAATGGGAGCCGCCCGGCACGGCGGTCAGCAGATCGCTGAGCTGGCCGCCTGTGCAGCTCTCGGCGACCGACAGCGTCTTGTTCGCGGCGGTCAGCAGGCGGAGCACCTCAAGCTCCAGCGTGATGTCCTCGGAAGCGTAGACATGATCCCCGAGCCGGGTACGGATCTCCCGCTCGAGCGGCCACAGCTTCTCCGTCGCCTGCTCTTTCGAAGCGGCCCGCGTCGTGAGGCGCAGGGCGACCTCGCCCTCTTTGGCATAAGGGGCGATCGTTGGATCGGTCTGGGCCTGGATGAGATCGATCAGCGCATGCTCCAGGAAGGACTCCCCGATGCCGGCGAACTTCATCATCGTGGAGAACAGCGGCTGCACGCTGCCCATCCGGTCCGTGAGCCAGGAAATCACATAGGTATCGAACATCGGCTTCATCTCTTTGGGCGGGCCCGGGAGCAGAATATAGTGCGTCCCGTCCTGTGTTACGGCGTTGCCGACGGCAAGGCCCGTGTCATTGGGGAGCGGGTCTGTGCCTTCCAGCATGTAAGCCTGCCGGATATTGCTCTCCACCATGGTGATGCCCCGGGTACGGAACAGGTTCTCCATGTAGTCGTAAGAAGGCTGGTGAATCACCAGCTTCCGGCCCAGCACCTCGGCCAGCACGTCCTTCGTCAGGTCGTCCTGTGTGGGGCCAAGCCCCCCCGTGCAGATGATAAGGTCGGCGCGGGATTTCGCAACAGCCAGCGTCTCTTTGATCCGGTCTACATTGTCGCCGACGACGGTCTGATAATAGACTCCCACCCCAATGTCGGCGAGGCCTCTGGATATGTACTGTGCGTTCGTATTGACGATTTGGCCCATCAGCAGCTCGGTACCGACGGCAATGATCTCTGCTTTCATAGTCAGATGGCCTCCGGTTTCGGCGGGATACGTGCTCCTGCAGTTATTGATCGCTGAAGTTGATCACATGCTTGTTCTTGACGAAATAGTCGATACCCGAATAGATCGTAATGATGGCGGCGATCCAGCTCGCAATCTGGTCGAACGGGAATTGGATCAGCGCAAACGGAAAATTGTTGATAAGCAGTGCAATGATGGCCGTAATCTGGGCCGCTGTCTTCCATTTGCCCCATTTGCTGGCCGCCAGAACCACGCCCTCCAGCAGGGCGATCTGCCGCAGGCCCGTGATGGCAAACTCACGGGAGATGATGACGATGACAATCCAGGCATCGACCTTGTCCATCTCGACGAGTGAGATCAGCACCGCCGATACCAGCAGCTTGTCGGCCAGCGGATCCAGCAGCTTGCCGAGATTCGTGACCAGCTTCCGCTTCCTGGCGATATACCCGTCCAGCGAGTCGGTGCTCGCCGCCACGATGAAGATCAGGGCGGCGATAATCTGGTTGTAGGTGATGCTGAACTGCTCGATGCGCACATGCGGGAACTTGACGTTGATGAGCAGGAACAGCATGATGATTGGCACCAGAAAAATTCTGGCCAGGGTAATCTTGTTGGCCAGGTTCATTACGCTACGACCTCCCCGGAGAAGTCAAATTCAAAGGAATGGGTGATCCTCACTTTCGCGATGGAGCCGATGGCCAGTTCCCTTCCCCCTACGAACACTTCGCCGTCAATCTCCGGCGCATCGAACTGCGAACGGCCCACATAGACGTCGTTGCGCCCGTCGTACTTCTCGATAAGCACGTCGATGACCTGTCCGATCCGTCCGCTGCCCCGGCTGCTCGAGATCTCGCGCTGAATCTCCATCAGCACGTTCGCCCGGTATTCCTTCACCTCGTCCGGAACCTGATCCGGCAGGCGGGAGGCCGGCGTATCCTCTTCCTTGGAGTAGGTAAAGACGCCGAGACGGTCGAACTGCACGTCCTGGATGAAGGACTTCAGATTCTCGAAATCCTCCTCGGTTTCGCCGGGGAAGCCGACGATGAGCGAGGTGCGCAGCGAGACGCCCGGAATCCGTTCGCGGATTTTCTTAATGAGCTCTCGCGCATCGCGCTGGCGGCCCGGACGGCGCATCCGCTTCAGAATGCTGTCGGAGCTGTGCTGCAGCGGCATGTCGATATACTTGCAGATCTTCGGGTTATCGGCGATAACATCGATGAGCTCATCCGTGAAGAAGCCCGGATACGCATAGTGAAGGCGCACCCACTCGATGCCCGGCACCTCGCTGACGCGGTTCATCAGCTCGGGAAGCTTGAAGCCGTCGTAGAGATCCGTACCGTAATTGGTCGAATCCTGGGCGATCAGCGAGATTTCTTTCACGCCCTGCGCCGCCAGCTGCTGCACTTCCTCCAGGACCGATTCCATGCTGCGGCTGCGGAACTTGCCGCGCATGATCGGAATGGAACAGAACGTACAGGCGTTATCACAGCCTTCCGCAATTTTGACGTAAGCGGTATAGCGCGGCGTCGTCAGCCTGCGGGGCAGCTTCTGCTCGTAGTTAAAGACCGGGTTGCCGACATACACCGGCTTGCTTCCTTGGAGCGCTTCGTCGATGATCTGGTTGATGTTGTGAAAATCCCCCGTGCCGACGATCCCGGTCGATCTCCGGCATCTCCTTCAGCAGCTCTTCCTTGTAACGCTGGGTGAGACAGCCCGAGACGATCAGCGCTTTCAGATTGGCGGTCTGCTTGAGCTCCGCCATGTCCAGAATCGTATTGACCGACTCTTCCTTCGCCGCATCGATGAAGCCGCACGTATTTACGATAATGATCGTGGCTTCTTCTTTCTCCGAGACCAGCGAGTATCCGCGCTCATGCACCAGTCCCGACATGATCTCAGAGTCGACCAGGTTCTTCTCGCAGCCGAGCGTGACCACTTTTACTTTCTCCGTCATAACTTTCCTCCAAGCTGTCGCGTTTGCGTCTCTCTTTCAGGGCAACCGATTCGTTTACAAGTAAAACAATGGTAATACCCAGTATAATATAGGCTCCCAAAAGGTGTCAAAACCGGAAGGAGGAGCCCCCGAGGCAGCTGCCCCGGCAGGTTCCTCCCCCTCCGCCCCGCACCCGGGTCCTTTAACGGAAGTTGATAAACTGCAGGTCCAGCGGCAGGTCCGCCTTGCGCAGCATCGCCATCACCGCCTGCAGATCGTCCTTGCTCTTGCCCGTCACCCGGATCTGGTCGCCTTGAATCTGGCTTTTGACCTTCAGTTTGGAATCGCGGATCATGATGTTGATCTTCTTGGCGTTGTCCTGGTCTACTCCCTGCTTCACCTTGATCCGCTGGCGGACGGTGCCGGAAGAAGCGCCCTCGACCTTGCCGTACTCGAGGTTCTTCAGCGAGATGCCCCTCTTCGCCATCTTCGACTGAAGAATATCCAGCACGTTCTGAAGCTTGAAGTCGTCATCGGACACCACGACAAGCTCTTCCTTGTCGAGGGTGATGCTGCTCTTGCTGCCCTTGAAATCAAAGCGGGTCGCAATTTCCTTCTCCGCCTGGTTGATGGCGTTGTTCATCTCCTGCATATCCAGCTTCGATACGATATCAAATGAATTCTCGCTGCTCATGCTCATGCATCCTTCCTTTTCCGTTCAGTTCCATTTCATTCTAACAAAATAATCCCAATGATGCGAACAGTCCGCAGGGTATTTTAAACTCCTTATAAATATTGAAAGTATTTTTGAGAGTGCATTATTTTCATGGGGTGATTTTGGGTTTTGTGAGCGCGCATGTGAGCATATACAATCCGTTAATTAACTCAATCTCTTTCACTCTGAAACATATTTCTCTCAATTCTCATTCTACCCTGATTTTGGGATTATTAAAATGCTTGGATTCAGATCCCTGCCAGTCTCAAAATAAAGTTTCTGATCGGTACCGAGTATTTGCAGGGACACGTCACGGATCGTCAACAAGCGCCGCGGTGATCATGCTGCGACCGCGTTCCCGATGAGGCGCTGCATTCGCAGTTTGTTGTTGTTCTTCTCTGATTAGACGTTTAACCGTTTCGGGCAAAGAGCTCCCCTGCATAGGATAGTTATACAGAGAATTACTTAAGGAGGCGGTATCGTGGCGATAACAGATCGTTATACGCTCAGCCCCAGTCCGTTGATCGAATTGAACGGACGTGAAGAGGAAACGGTTAATATGACGCTTCAGGCTGCGCCCGATGCTGACACAGGGATTGTTTCAGGAATTGTGCGGCTTGGGAATGGCACCCCTGTTCCCTCTGCAACAGTCATGCTTTTCACGCAGACTGGTGAGCCGTTTGAACATACAAGCAGTAATGCTGCCGGACGGTTTATTTTCCCTCGAGTGCCTGTGGGATCTTACTTTATCACCGCAATGGAACCAACCTACTTAACACCTGTCCGAACGTCTATTGCAGTCTTAAGGAATCGTACAGCCGAAGTTGAAATTATTATGCAAACTGATCCGAACGGACAGAAAAACGCTATATTCGGAACAGTGCGAACGACTGTCGGGGGAGAGCCGCTCAGTGATGCTACAGTAGAGCTATTTCAAACAATTGGGGCGTCACAGCTGCTGGCAGGCATTGTTTCAACCAATTCTGAAGGACAATATTTATTCGCCGATTTAGATTCGGGTAATTTTTTTATAAGAGCAAGTAAGGCCGGTTATTTATCCAACCAAAGTGCTTCAACAGACTTGACCAATCGGGACTATACCCCTTTAGATCTTATCCTGCCAGCCGACCCAGACCAATTAACTGGCACGATTAGTGGGATTATTACCGATAGCGGAACGAATAATGCGATTCCCAATGCAATCGTAGCGCTCTACACAATTGCCAACGGCACTGAATCTATAGTAGATATCTCAAGGACTAACGCCGGTGGATTTTATGGCTTCGGCGACCTGCCAGCGGGAACGTATCGAGTAAAAGCAACCGTTCAGGTCGAGACTTAGCATGAAGACCATTGAGCATACATTATCCGTAACGAGTGAGCCGATTACACTGAACGCTAATGAACATGTCGTTGTGAATCTGTCGTTACCTAATAATCATGACCCACATACACGACATAAAAGCAAAAAGAAGCTGCGAAAAAGCAAGCGTCCTTCTCTGAAGAAAAAGAGGCGGCCGATAGGACGATCTATTACCGTTTCATTCCAATTAAAAGTTAGGTGTGGGACTGCACTATTACGGCAACGGTATAAACTATTTCTGGCAGCCAACCGTTGGGGCAAAATTGACCGAAAGAGAGTACAACTAAAATGGGTTCGGTCACGTAAATGCACTAACCCGAAATGTTCCATGAATCCAGTGACACTTCGAACATCCTTAGAGGTAAAACAACGTACAAATTTAATCATGAAGAAAAACCTCAAAATGAAGTGTTAGGATACCAACCTTGTTTAAAACCAATAATGCTACGTCAAAAAGCCTCCGGGTAATTGAACTGGAGGCTTAATCATTTTATTTTCCAGCCACCCTAAGTTGGCATAAAATCATTGCTTGCGGCAGAGCCGGTTACTTTACTTACAACTCGTCGAATCTATGGGTATTTTTTTCACAACCCCTTCTTAAGCTAGACAAAAAGACACCTTCAGCACAAAGCGTCCGCGTGTCTTGGGTGTCCTTTTGGGGTTCTTCGCTGCTTGCGTTACGGAGTGGCGGCCGAAGCCTGGGCAAAATCGAGCTGGATCTTCTTCACGTTCGCCACGTCGCCGACAGCCACCGGCGTACCGTTGACGACCAGATCGACCGCGCTTGCCTTGCCGAAGATCAGAAAGCCCGAAGTCGTAAGCTCGTACGTCTTCGTCTCCCCGTTCTTATATGTTCCCTGGTCGACGGTTGTGCGCTTGCCGCCCTGAAGCTGATCGACTTCAAGCCAGCAGGCGTCGCCCTTGATCGTGATCTGGATGGAGAGTTTGTCCGTGCCCGTTACCGTATAAAAATCGGTCCCCCGTTCGCTCTTCGCCAGCTTCACCTCGGCGGCAGACGCGGGCGTCGGAGCCGGATTCGGTGCAGGCGTGGGAGCCGGAGCGGGTGCAGGTACAGCTCCTGCCGCATTCTGCGTCACATTCCCGTTCTCCGTACCGGGCTGCGGAGCAGCCGGAGGAGGCGCGGCATCATCGGTGATCCGGGCCGGCAGATCCTCGCTTGCCCCGCTCGTGCCTTCGTAGTTTTTACTCACAAAATAATAGCCGAGGCCGAAGATGAGAACGACAAAGGAAATCAGCATGGCGCTCGACGCCCATTTGCTGAACCTCTCGGAGTTGCGGGAGGTCCGCTTGCTGCGGATCGGCTCGATATGTTCAGGCTCGGCGGCCGGAATGTCGCTTTGGTACATGCTCAGCACTTCGTTCGGTTCGAGTCCCACCGCCTCGGCGTAACTCTTGATAAAGGCGCGGACATAAAAGTTGCCCGGCAGCACTTTATAATTGCCGTCCTCGATCGCCTCGAGATAACGCTTGCGGATTTTGGTGGTCTCCTGCAGATCTTCCAGCGATATTTTTTTATCCAGACGGGCTTTCTTCAGAAGCTGGCCTAATTCAGACATGGGGTCACCCCTTCCCTTCATGTTGCCGGGCGGCGTCCAATCCGCCGCCCCTATATGTGTTATCGGAACCCGGAGCGTGCCTGCGGCAGGGCTTAGTAATCGTCGAAGCCCCCGGTGAACGCCTCGTACGAAATCTCTTCTTCGGGATTGTTGCGCAGTTCCACGATGCAGTCAAAGTGCTCGTATGTAAATTGGGACTCCCGGATAAAGATATCCGGATGCTCGATCACTTTGGTCGAAGGCATGGCCATGATCTCCTGCATGAGCGAATGGTGCCGTTCGTTGGAGCGCAGCGTCGAGACGATGCCGTCGATGATGAACACGTTATTGGCGTTCATTTCGTCCTCGGACAGCTGGCTGCGCACCGTTTGGCGGAGCAGAGTCGAAGACACGAAGGTCCAGCGCTTGCCGGAGCAGACGCTGCCCGCGATGATCGATTCGGTCTTGCCTACCCGCGGCATTCCCCGCAGACCGATCACCTGATTGCCTTCGCGCTTGAAGAGCTCACCGAGGAAGTCGACCAGCAGCCCAAGCTCGTCCCGGGTAAACCGGAACGTCTTGCGGTCATCGGAATCCCGTTCGATATAACGGCCGTGACGGACGGCCAGAATATCAACCAGTCTCGGCGTGCGAAGAGCCGTTATAGTTATATTATCCACTTTTTTGAGCATTTTACCCATAAGTTCAATTTTTTCTTCATCTTTGGTCTGCAGCAGCATCCCGCGGGTCCGGTCTTCGACACCGTTGATCGTCACGATGTTGATATCGAGCATCCCCATCAGGGAGGCGATGTCGCCGAGCAGGCCGGGACGGTTCTTATGTATCTTGTACTCCATGTACCACTGCTTGATTTCATTCGATTCCATCGTCATTGCATCTAAGCTCCGTTCTGTTCATGATTGGGGTCCCGAATCATTTCTACAATATTCGATTCATTCCTCCCCGGTTGGGGCGGTATTTTCGGATTAATTTTTGACGATCCTCGCTTCGCTCTCCGTATAAGGCTGAATGCCCGGAGTCCACGCCTGGCCGTCGATCGCTCCCTGAAGAAGCGTTAGAATGCCGTTCCACTGCAGCTGCACGGTCGTGCCGCCCATATTCATCACAGGAATCTGCAGGCTGCGCATACGCTGCACGGCGGCACTGTCCATTGGAGCGTACACCGCAATCCAGTCCGGACCGTGACGCCTGACCTGATGCTGGAACTGGCCGTACCACCCCTCCGCGTCGGAGAGCGAAATATACTCGGCTTCCTCGGAAGGCGCCCATTCACCCGGTACCGGATATGCACTTGTCGTAACCCACTCGATCGTGCGTCCCGCCTTCGTCTGCTCCTTCACCCAAGGATCCCACAGGGCGCGGAACTCGGCATCCTGCACCATCTTCATCTGGATATGGTCTCCGCTGACCTGTACGGTATCGCGGGTCAGCCCGTCGTCGAGCAGCAGCCATTTGCGCTGGGTCACCTGCTGTGCCGCGGTGAGGGCGCTTCGCGCGAGGTCGTGCCCGGCGACGACAATGTAATCGTAGTTCCGGCTTCCGGTCTTCGCGATCAGATCGGGGGTCCAGGTCGCGCTGCTGTCGGCATTCTGCACCCATTCGTAGGACAGGTGCTTAGTGTTCTGCCACTGGGTGAGCGCTGTCTGGAGCGAAGCCTTGTCCGCTTCGGCCAGCGCAGGGCCGGTTACGACGAGCAGCGAGGCCTTCTTCTCGAGCAGTGCCGGTTCAATGACAGGGATGCTCTTGCCGCACCCCGGGGCCAGGGCCAAAACCCCTAACATACTTACACCGATCACGGCTTTTTGTAACACCCGGCTCCAACTTCGGATGCCGGTTCGGTGCTGTTTCATGTCCTGCATCGTTTCATTCATCCCTATCCCACTCATTGATCTCTTGAACAGTATACCAGAAAAAAGCATGAAAAGCCTCCCTGATAGGAGGCTCACACAATGGCAGCTATAATTAGTTGTTGGCTTTGGCCAGTTTCACCATGATGCTGGCCATGACTCTTCTTTCATTTTCGTCCGCAACATCCCAGAGCTCCTTGAGCACGCGCTCTTCCTTGTTCTCCGGATCGACCTTGTCGGACAGGAACTCACCGATCTGGAAAGCGAGCTTCGAGATCAGCTCTTCGCTCATCCCGGCTTTCTCAGCCTGCTCCACACGCTCACCGAGAAACTCTTTCCAACGGTCGAACACCTTCAGGACTGTAGCCATGATCGCAACTCCTCCTTGGGCTTATAGGTTCATTACAAGCTTACTATTCGCAAAAGGAGCGATCATTATGCGGTCCGTCAGGTCAGCCACCCGCCGTTCGGCGAGATGATCTGGCCGGTAATATACCCGGATTCAGGAAGCGCCAGGAAGTAGACCAGGGAAGCGATCTCATCGGGCTTGCCGAAGCGGCCCACCGGAATGTCGTTCTCCATCGCCGCCTTCTCCTGCTCGTCAAAGCCCGACATCATCAGCGTATCCACCGCGCCCGGAGCTACGGCATTGACCGTCACGCCGGAGGGAGCCAGCTCCTTCGCCAGCGCTTTGGTGAAGGCGTTGATCCCTCCCTTGGCCGTCGAGTAAGCTACCTCGCAGGAGGCGCCCGAGATGCCCCAGATCGAAGACACGTTGATAATGCGGCCGTATTTCTGGGAAATCATCCGCGGCATGAACTGCCGCGTCATCAGGAAGGTCCCTTTCAAATTGATACCCATGATTTCGTCCCACTGCTCTTCGGTCACATCCGACAGCAGGCCGTAGTGGGAGACGCCCGCGTTATTCACCAGAATATCCGGATACATGTCATGCTGCGCCAGCTTGTCCTGCATGCGTTCAATGCCGTCCTTGGAGCGAAGGTCCGCCGTTACCGTCAATACCCGGGCCCCCGACTTCATGCAGCTGCGGGCCGTCTCATTGGCGGCCTCATGCGACTGCAGGTAGTGGATGACCACGTTCATGCCGACGGAAGCGAAGCGGCCCGCAATGGCCGCTCCGATCCCCCGGCTGCCTCCGGTAACGAGGACCGTCTGCTCCGTGAACGGCTTGAACCCGTTAGGCCCCGTCTCCACGGCTGGTAACGACCGAGGCGGCTAGACGGCTCCAGTCGAAGTGGTCGCGGAGGCAGGCGTCCACATCCTGAAGCGTGATTTCTTCATACACCGGCAGAATATCGAACAGATCGGAATCCTTGAACCGGTATTTGGTGAACTCGTTGGCGATCGCCTCGGGCGAGTTAAGCTGGCGAAGGAACGCCCCGATCTTCTTGCGCTTGCTGCGCTCGAAGTCCGCCGCGGCAATGCCGGACGCCTTCACGGCATCAATCTCTTCCTTCACCCGTGCGATCAGGCGTTCCGGATCCTTCGTATCGCCGCCGATAACCGAGAATCCGTAGCCTTCGGCGATATTGTACTCGGAGCCGAAGTTATCCGAGATGAGCTCCTCGTCATAGAGCTTCTGGTAGATCGCGGAGCTCGGGCTGACGAGCACATCCATCACGATTTTCATCGCCAGCTCGCGCTTTAGCATCTCCCGGCCGCGGCGCGGCTGTCCCGGCTCCTTGCACCCGAAGAGGCATTTCGGCAGGGAGACGGGGAGAACGGTTACTTTGCGCTCGTTTTTGACCGTATGGGGCTCGTTGTCGAAATAGCGTCGGATCTCCCCCTGCGGCGGGAACTTCTTGCCCGCCTGGTTGCTGCGTACGAGCTCCAGTACTTCCCCCGGATCCACGCCGCCTACAATGAAGAGGCTCATATTGCTCGGGTGGTAGAATGTGCGGTAGCACTCGTAGAGCATATCCTTCGTAATCTCGCCGATCGACTCCACCGTGCCGGCAATATCGATATGCACTGGGTGGTTGTGGTAGAGCGTCTCGATCAGCCCGAAGTAGGCTCTCCAGTCCGCATTATCCTCGTACATCTTGATCTCCTGCCCGATAATGCCTTTCTCCTTCTCGACGTTCTCGTCGGTGAAGTAAGGGTTCTGCACGAAGTTGAGCAGCGTCGTCAGGTTCTCGTGGATGTGCTCGGTGGCCGAGAACAGGTAGGCCGTCCGGTCGAAGCTCGTGAAGGCATTCGCCGAAGCGCCCTGCGCCGCGAAGACCGAGAAGATGTCCCCG containing:
- a CDS encoding competence/damage-inducible protein A, producing the protein MKAEIIAVGTELLMGQIVNTNAQYISRGLADIGVGVYYQTVVGDNVDRIKETLAVAKSRADLIICTGGLGPTQDDLTKDVLAEVLGRKLVIHQPSYDYMENLFRTRGITMVESNIRQAYMLEGTDPLPNDTGLAVGNAVTQDGTHYILLPGPPKEMKPMFDTYVISWLTDRMGSVQPLFSTMMKFAGIGESFLEHALIDLIQAQTDPTIAPYAKEGEVALRLTTRAASKEQATEKLWPLEREIRTRLGDHVYASEDITLELEVLRLLTAANKTLSVAESCTGGQLSDLLTAVPGGSHSFAGGVICYTNRVKNKVLGVPMEQLEGPDAPGAVSEETARLLAENVRKLADADYALSLTGVAGPAESEGKPVGLVYVGIAERDAETEVVTLNLSGNRETIKLRASKTALYHLWKKIKI
- a CDS encoding YajQ family cyclic di-GMP-binding protein, coding for MSSENSFDIVSKLDMQEMNNAINQAEKEIATRFDFKGSKSSITLDKEELVVVSDDDFKLQNVLDILQSKMAKRGISLKNLEYGKVEGASSGTVRQRIKVKQGVDQDNAKKINIMIRDSKLKVKSQIQGDQIRVTGKSKDDLQAVMAMLRKADLPLDLQFINFR
- the recA gene encoding recombinase RecA, whose amino-acid sequence is MADRRAALENALRQIEKQFGKGSIMKLGESTHMQVETISSGSLALDIALGIGGFPRGRIIEVYGPESSGKTTVALHAIAEVQKNGGTAAFIDAEHALDPLYASKLGINIDELLLSQPDTGEQALEIAEALVRSGAVDIIVIDSVAALVPKAEIEGEMGDSHVGLQARLMSQALRKLSGAINKSKTIAIFINQLREKVGVMFGNPETTPGGRALKFYSSVRLDVRRIETIKQGNDMVGNRTRIKVVKNKVAPPFKQAEIDIMYGEGISREGSIVDIATEMDVIQKSGAWYSFNNDRLGQGRENVKQFLKENPQVAEVIEKKIRENSNLTAVVGPNTDDEEEDEELALFEQ
- the yfmH gene encoding EF-P 5-aminopentanol modification-associated protein YfmH; its protein translation is MQTIPYPHVKETLYTEKLPNGLTVFVLPKEGFQKTYATFTTKYGSIDNHFQVEGGEERRVPDGIAHFLEHKMFEEPTGDIFSVFAAQGASANAFTSFDRTAYLFSATEHIHENLTTLLNFVQNPYFTDENVEKEKGIIGQEIKMYEDNADWRAYFGLIETLYHNHPVHIDIAGTVESIGEITKDMLYECYRTFYHPSNMSLFIVGGVDPGEVLELVRSNQAGKKFPPQGEIRRYFDNEPHTVKNERKVTVLPVSLPKCLFGCKEPGQPRRGREMLKRELAMKIVMDVLVSPSSAIYQKLYDEELISDNFGSEYNIAEGYGFSVIGGDTKDPERLIARVKEEIDAVKASGIAAADFERSKRKKIGAFLRQLNSPEAIANEFTKYRFKDSDLFDILPVYEEITLQDVDACLRDHFDWSRLAASVVTSRGDGA
- a CDS encoding MSCRAMM family protein → MAITDRYTLSPSPLIELNGREEETVNMTLQAAPDADTGIVSGIVRLGNGTPVPSATVMLFTQTGEPFEHTSSNAAGRFIFPRVPVGSYFITAMEPTYLTPVRTSIAVLRNRTAEVEIIMQTDPNGQKNAIFGTVRTTVGGEPLSDATVELFQTIGASQLLAGIVSTNSEGQYLFADLDSGNFFIRASKAGYLSNQSASTDLTNRDYTPLDLILPADPDQLTGTISGIITDSGTNNAIPNAIVALYTIANGTESIVDISRTNAGGFYGFGDLPAGTYRVKATVQVET
- the ymfI gene encoding elongation factor P 5-aminopentanone reductase gives rise to the protein METGPNGFKPFTEQTVLVTGGSRGIGAAIAGRFASVGMNVVIHYLQSHEAANETARSCMKSGARVLTVTADLRSKDGIERMQDKLAQHDMYPDILVNNAGVSHYGLLSDVTEEQWDEIMGINLKGTFLMTRQFMPRMISQKYGRIINVSSIWGISGASCEVAYSTAKGGINAFTKALAKELAPSGVTVNAVAPGAVDTLMMSGFDEQEKAAMENDIPVGRFGKPDEIASLVYFLALPESGYITGQIISPNGGWLT
- a CDS encoding DUF3388 domain-containing protein, with protein sequence MESNEIKQWYMEYKIHKNRPGLLGDIASLMGMLDINIVTINGVEDRTRGMLLQTKDEEKIELMGKMLKKVDNITITALRTPRLVDILAVRHGRYIERDSDDRKTFRFTRDELGLLVDFLGELFKREGNQVIGLRGMPRVGKTESIIAGSVCSGKRWTFVSSTLLRQTVRSQLSEDEMNANNVFIIDGIVSTLRSNERHHSLMQEIMAMPSTKVIEHPDIFIRESQFTYEHFDCIVELRNNPEEEISYEAFTGGFDDY
- the pgsA gene encoding CDP-diacylglycerol--glycerol-3-phosphate 3-phosphatidyltransferase is translated as MNLANKITLARIFLVPIIMLFLLINVKFPHVRIEQFSITYNQIIAALIFIVAASTDSLDGYIARKRKLVTNLGKLLDPLADKLLVSAVLISLVEMDKVDAWIVIVIISREFAITGLRQIALLEGVVLAASKWGKWKTAAQITAIIALLINNFPFALIQFPFDQIASWIAAIITIYSGIDYFVKNKHVINFSDQ
- a CDS encoding helix-turn-helix domain-containing protein — its product is MSELGQLLKKARLDKKISLEDLQETTKIRKRYLEAIEDGNYKVLPGNFYVRAFIKSYAEAVGLEPNEVLSMYQSDIPAAEPEHIEPIRSKRTSRNSERFSKWASSAMLISFVVLIFGLGYYFVSKNYEGTSGASEDLPARITDDAAPPPAAPQPGTENGNVTQNAAGAVPAPAPAPTPAPNPAPTPASAAEVKLAKSERGTDFYTVTGTDKLSIQITIKGDACWLEVDQLQGGKRTTVDQGTYKNGETKTYELTTSGFLIFGKASAVDLVVNGTPVAVGDVANVKKIQLDFAQASAATP
- a CDS encoding DUF3243 domain-containing protein — translated: MATVLKVFDRWKEFLGERVEQAEKAGMSEELISKLAFQIGEFLSDKVDPENKEERVLKELWDVADENERRVMASIMVKLAKANN